In Flammeovirgaceae bacterium 311, one DNA window encodes the following:
- the rpsH gene encoding 30S ribosomal protein S8 (COG0096 Ribosomal protein S8) — protein sequence MDPIADYLTRLRNAIKANHRVVEIPASNIKKEITKVLYEKGYIQSYKFDDEAQVGGIIKVALKYNPVTKTSAIVKLERISKPGLRKYAKADALPRVLNGMGVAIVSTSHGVMTDKEARQQNIGGEVLCYVY from the coding sequence ATGGATCCTATAGCAGATTACCTGACAAGGCTGAGAAATGCCATTAAGGCCAACCACAGAGTGGTGGAAATCCCTGCTTCCAACATCAAGAAAGAGATAACTAAGGTATTATACGAAAAAGGGTATATCCAAAGTTACAAGTTTGATGATGAAGCCCAGGTAGGCGGTATCATTAAGGTTGCCCTTAAGTATAATCCGGTTACTAAAACATCAGCGATCGTTAAGCTGGAAAGAATTAGTAAACCTGGTTTGCGTAAATACGCAAAAGCAGATGCATTACCTCGTGTACTGAATGGAATGGGTGTAGCCATCGTGTCTACATCTCATGGAGTAATGACAGATAAGGAAGCTCGCCAGCAGAATATTGGCGGCGAAGTTTTATGTTACGTTTACTAA
- the rpsN gene encoding 30S ribosomal protein S14 (COG0199 Ribosomal protein S14), with the protein MAKESVKARERKRAATVAKYAEKRAALKAAGDYEALDKLPKNASPVRLHNRCKLTGRPRGYMRKFGISRVTFREMASDGKIPGVTKASW; encoded by the coding sequence ATGGCAAAAGAATCAGTTAAAGCCAGAGAGCGCAAAAGAGCTGCTACTGTAGCCAAATATGCAGAGAAGCGTGCAGCCCTGAAAGCTGCAGGCGATTACGAGGCCCTGGACAAGTTGCCAAAAAATGCCTCGCCTGTACGTTTGCATAACCGCTGCAAGTTGACCGGCCGCCCAAGAGGGTATATGCGCAAATTTGGAATTTCACGCGTAACATTCCGTGAAATGGCTTCTGATGGTAAAATACCTGGTGTTACAAAAGCTAGCTGGTAA
- the rplE gene encoding 50S ribosomal protein L5 (COG0094 Ribosomal protein L5), whose product MANTRLKDKYLNEVVPAMQEKFGYKSIMQVPKIVKISINRGVGAAVADKKLVDVSIDELSTITGQKAVPTKAKNSISNFKLREGMPIGAKVTLRGERMYEFLDRLMTIALPRVRDFKGINSKGFDGRGNYTLGVTEQIIFPEISIDKVNRITGMNITFVTTAHTDEECYTLLKEFGLPFTNKNA is encoded by the coding sequence ATGGCTAATACAAGGTTAAAAGACAAGTATCTTAACGAGGTCGTTCCTGCGATGCAAGAGAAGTTCGGCTATAAGTCGATCATGCAGGTGCCAAAAATCGTAAAGATCAGCATCAACCGTGGTGTTGGTGCCGCTGTAGCCGATAAAAAGCTTGTTGATGTAAGCATCGATGAGCTTAGCACAATCACAGGACAAAAAGCTGTTCCTACCAAGGCTAAAAATTCTATCTCTAACTTCAAACTACGTGAAGGCATGCCTATCGGCGCCAAAGTTACCTTACGCGGAGAGAGAATGTATGAATTCCTGGACCGTTTGATGACCATTGCACTGCCACGTGTACGTGACTTTAAAGGCATCAACAGCAAAGGATTCGATGGCCGTGGTAACTATACTTTAGGTGTTACAGAACAAATCATCTTCCCGGAGATCAGCATCGACAAAGTGAATCGCATCACAGGTATGAATATTACTTTTGTGACTACGGCTCATACTGACGAAGAATGCTATACTCTTCTGAAAGAGTTTGGTCTTCCATTTACAAATAAAAACGCTTAA
- the rplX gene encoding 50S ribosomal protein L24 (COG0198 Ribosomal protein L24): protein MGMKATTSKTTKLHIRTGDTVKVLTGADRGKTGKVQEVLRDVNKAIVEGVNMKHKHQKPNAQNPEGGITQSEAPVHISNLMVVDPASGEASRIGRKANDQGKLQRYSKKNGQFITNG from the coding sequence ATGGGTATGAAAGCAACTACATCAAAAACTACAAAACTACACATTCGCACAGGCGATACCGTGAAGGTGCTGACAGGCGCTGACCGTGGTAAGACCGGCAAAGTGCAGGAGGTATTGCGCGACGTAAATAAGGCAATTGTTGAGGGTGTGAACATGAAGCACAAGCACCAAAAGCCAAATGCTCAAAACCCAGAAGGCGGCATCACACAAAGTGAAGCCCCTGTGCACATCAGTAATCTGATGGTTGTAGACCCAGCTTCCGGAGAAGCCAGCCGCATAGGCCGTAAGGCAAACGATCAGGGGAAGCTGCAACGCTATTCAAAGAAAAACGGACAATTTATAACCAATGGCTAA
- the rplN gene encoding 50S ribosomal protein L14 (COG0093 Ribosomal protein L14) — protein MIQQESRLAVADNSGAKEVMCIRVLGGTGKRYASVGDKIVVTVKTAIPASNIKKGTVSKAVVVRTKKEIRRKDGSYIRFEENAAVLLNNQDEPRGTRIFGPVARELREKQFMKIVSLAPEVL, from the coding sequence ATGATACAGCAAGAATCAAGACTCGCAGTAGCCGACAACAGCGGCGCAAAAGAAGTTATGTGTATCCGTGTGCTTGGTGGTACCGGTAAAAGATATGCTTCTGTAGGCGATAAAATAGTAGTAACTGTTAAAACTGCAATTCCAGCTTCTAATATCAAGAAGGGAACTGTTAGCAAGGCAGTTGTTGTTCGCACCAAAAAAGAAATCCGTCGTAAGGATGGATCATATATTCGTTTCGAAGAAAATGCCGCTGTACTCCTGAACAACCAGGATGAGCCAAGAGGTACACGTATCTTCGGACCAGTAGCAAGAGAATTGCGTGAGAAGCAATTCATGAAAATCGTTTCGTTGGCTCCAGAAGTATTGTAA
- the rpsQ gene encoding 30S ribosomal protein S17 (COG0186 Ribosomal protein S17), whose translation MEPRNLRKERVGKVVSNKMEKTITVEVSRKVKHEIYGKFIGKSTKFKAHDDKNECNIGDTVLIQETRPLSKDKRWRLVEILERAK comes from the coding sequence ATGGAGCCTCGCAATCTACGTAAAGAACGGGTAGGCAAGGTGGTGAGCAATAAGATGGAAAAAACCATCACTGTAGAAGTTTCACGTAAAGTGAAGCACGAGATCTACGGTAAATTCATCGGCAAATCTACCAAATTCAAAGCCCACGACGATAAGAATGAGTGTAACATAGGAGACACCGTTCTGATCCAGGAAACTCGCCCGCTGAGCAAAGATAAACGCTGGCGATTAGTTGAAATCTTAGAAAGAGCCAAGTAA
- a CDS encoding 50S ribosomal protein L29 (COG0255 Ribosomal protein L29), protein MKKEDIRSLSHEELKERLAAERESLTKLKFAHEISPIENPTKIRHSRRLIARIETELRAKETNN, encoded by the coding sequence ATGAAAAAAGAAGATATACGTTCACTCTCGCATGAAGAATTAAAGGAGCGCCTGGCAGCGGAAAGGGAAAGCCTTACCAAGCTGAAGTTTGCTCATGAGATTTCTCCGATAGAGAACCCAACAAAAATCCGGCATTCCCGGAGGCTGATAGCCAGAATCGAAACTGAATTAAGGGCTAAAGAAACTAATAACTAA
- a CDS encoding 50S ribosomal protein L16 (COG0197 Ribosomal protein L16/L10E) — protein sequence MLQPKRTKFRKQQKGRVKGIAQRGHTLAFGNFGIKSLEAGWITSRQIEAARIAMTRAMKREGRVWIRIFPDKPITKKPAEVRMGKGKGAPEYWVAVIKPGTILFESTGVTSELAQESLRLAAQKLPVKTKFIVRNDFAA from the coding sequence ATGTTACAGCCCAAAAGAACAAAATTTAGAAAGCAACAAAAGGGTAGAGTTAAAGGCATCGCTCAGCGCGGCCATACGTTGGCATTTGGCAACTTTGGCATCAAGTCGTTAGAAGCAGGCTGGATAACCTCCAGGCAGATCGAGGCAGCTCGTATCGCCATGACCCGTGCCATGAAACGTGAAGGTCGCGTATGGATCAGGATTTTTCCAGATAAGCCAATTACCAAGAAGCCTGCCGAAGTAAGGATGGGTAAAGGTAAAGGTGCTCCGGAATACTGGGTAGCTGTGATCAAACCAGGTACGATTTTATTTGAGTCTACAGGAGTTACTTCTGAACTGGCTCAGGAATCACTTCGTCTGGCAGCACAAAAGCTTCCGGTTAAAACGAAATTTATTGTACGTAACGACTTTGCAGCATAA
- a CDS encoding 30S ribosomal protein S3 (COG0092 Ribosomal protein S3), which translates to MGQKVNPIGLRLGIIKGWDSNWYGGKTFSDKLVEDHNIRKYIVARIPKGGIAKIIIERTLKRITLTIHTARPGVVIGKGGAEVDRLREELKKITGKDVQINIFEIKRPELDSQLVGESIAQQLKARISYRRAMKQAIASAMRVGAQGIKIKCSGRLGGAEMARTEQYKEGRIPLHTLRADIDYAISEAETVYGKIGIKVWIFKGEIYGKPDLSPNAAAQAPSGGDSRRPAGPGKQRRDGGRNRKKRK; encoded by the coding sequence ATGGGACAAAAAGTTAATCCGATAGGTCTCCGATTAGGCATCATCAAAGGTTGGGACTCGAACTGGTACGGTGGCAAAACCTTTTCCGATAAACTGGTCGAAGATCATAACATTCGCAAGTATATCGTTGCCCGTATTCCAAAGGGTGGCATTGCAAAGATAATCATTGAGCGCACACTCAAGCGCATTACCCTTACCATCCATACGGCACGTCCGGGTGTGGTTATTGGTAAAGGCGGTGCCGAAGTGGATCGTCTTCGTGAAGAGCTGAAGAAAATAACCGGAAAAGATGTTCAAATCAACATTTTTGAGATCAAACGTCCGGAGCTCGATTCACAACTGGTAGGGGAGTCAATTGCTCAGCAGTTAAAAGCCCGTATTTCTTACCGTCGCGCCATGAAGCAGGCTATAGCTAGTGCTATGCGTGTTGGTGCACAGGGTATCAAGATCAAATGTTCAGGCCGTTTAGGTGGTGCTGAAATGGCTCGTACAGAGCAATATAAAGAAGGTCGTATCCCTCTTCATACACTCCGTGCCGATATCGATTATGCTATCTCTGAAGCAGAGACTGTATATGGTAAGATCGGTATCAAAGTATGGATTTTCAAGGGTGAGATCTATGGTAAGCCTGACTTATCTCCAAATGCTGCCGCACAGGCGCCTTCTGGTGGCGACTCTCGCCGTCCTGCCGGTCCAGGCAAGCAAAGAAGAGATGGCGGACGTAATAGAAAGAAAAGAAAATAA
- the rplV gene encoding 50S ribosomal protein L22 (COG0091 Ribosomal protein L22) produces MEAVAKLNNVPTSPRKMRLVADMVRGMAVDRALSVLKFDSKHSSERLEKLLVSAISNWQNKHTDERLEDANLFIKEIKVDSGRMLKRLRPAPQGRAHRIRKRSNHVTLVVASRNGQTIEDNNNSAE; encoded by the coding sequence ATGGAAGCAGTAGCAAAGCTGAATAACGTGCCTACATCTCCACGCAAAATGCGATTGGTAGCTGATATGGTTCGCGGTATGGCGGTAGACAGAGCACTTAGCGTATTGAAGTTCGATTCAAAACACAGCTCAGAGCGCCTGGAGAAACTATTGGTATCGGCCATTTCTAACTGGCAGAATAAACATACAGATGAGCGTCTTGAAGATGCTAACCTGTTCATCAAAGAGATCAAGGTAGACAGCGGCAGAATGCTGAAACGTTTACGTCCGGCTCCTCAGGGCAGGGCTCACCGGATCAGAAAACGCTCCAACCATGTAACGCTGGTAGTTGCCAGCCGCAACGGTCAGACGATCGAGGATAATAATAATAGCGCAGAATAA
- a CDS encoding ribosomal protein S19 (COG0185 Ribosomal protein S19): MSRSLKKGPYIDFRLEKKVDKINEGGKKSVIKTWSRRSMISPDFVGHTFAVHNGNKFIPVFITENMVGHKMGEFAPTRNFRGHTAKKDKGKR; this comes from the coding sequence ATGTCACGTTCACTTAAAAAAGGACCATATATAGATTTCCGGCTGGAAAAGAAAGTTGATAAAATAAACGAAGGAGGCAAAAAGTCTGTTATCAAGACCTGGTCTCGCCGTTCAATGATTTCTCCGGACTTCGTAGGTCACACTTTTGCCGTTCACAATGGCAATAAATTTATTCCTGTTTTCATCACTGAAAACATGGTGGGACATAAAATGGGCGAATTCGCGCCTACCCGTAACTTCAGAGGTCACACAGCTAAAAAAGATAAAGGCAAGAGATAA
- the rplB gene encoding 50S ribosomal protein L2 (COG0090 Ribosomal protein L2) yields the protein MAIKKLRPVTPGQRFRIAPAFSEITSDQPEKSLLVSKNKSGGRNNQGRRTMRHIGGGHKQKIRVIDFQRAHFDVPATVKAIEYDPTRTARVAQIWYADGTKSYILAPEGIAVGQTVISGASVAPELGNTLPLRSIPLGTIVHNIELKPGKGGAMARSAGSYAQLVAREGKYATVKLPSGETRQVLVECLATVGTVSNGTHMNESLGKAGRKRWLGRRPRVRGVAMNPVDHPMGGGEGRASGGHPRSRNGQIAKGKKTRSPKKYSNGLIISKRKK from the coding sequence ATGGCAATTAAAAAACTAAGACCTGTAACGCCGGGTCAGCGTTTCAGAATAGCTCCAGCATTTAGTGAGATTACCAGCGATCAGCCGGAAAAATCACTGCTGGTGTCGAAAAATAAATCAGGCGGCCGCAATAACCAGGGCCGTCGCACCATGCGCCATATCGGTGGTGGCCACAAGCAGAAAATTCGTGTTATCGATTTTCAGCGTGCTCACTTCGATGTGCCTGCAACTGTTAAAGCAATCGAGTATGATCCTACTCGTACTGCCCGTGTAGCACAGATCTGGTATGCAGATGGAACCAAGTCTTATATCCTGGCTCCTGAAGGCATCGCAGTTGGACAAACAGTGATCAGTGGCGCAAGCGTAGCACCAGAGCTTGGTAACACACTTCCGCTAAGAAGCATACCACTGGGTACCATCGTTCATAACATTGAGCTGAAGCCTGGTAAAGGTGGCGCAATGGCTCGTAGTGCAGGCTCCTATGCACAGCTCGTTGCCCGTGAGGGTAAATATGCAACTGTAAAGTTGCCTTCTGGCGAAACCCGTCAGGTGCTGGTTGAGTGTCTTGCCACTGTGGGTACCGTTTCTAACGGCACACACATGAACGAAAGCCTTGGTAAAGCAGGTCGTAAGCGTTGGTTAGGACGTCGTCCTCGCGTTCGTGGTGTAGCCATGAACCCGGTAGATCACCCTATGGGTGGTGGCGAAGGTCGTGCATCAGGTGGTCACCCCCGTTCACGCAACGGCCAGATAGCAAAAGGTAAGAAAACCAGAAGTCCGAAAAAGTACAGCAACGGCTTAATCATTAGCAAAAGGAAGAAATAA
- the rplW gene encoding 50S ribosomal protein L23 (COG0089 Ribosomal protein L23), with protein MSVLIKPLVTEKVSALNEKGKYGFVVAKTANKVEIAKAVEKTYGVTVETVNTMRYNGKEKSRYTKTGVVSGRTPSFKKAIITVAEGEVIDFYSGI; from the coding sequence ATGAGTGTGCTGATTAAACCTCTAGTAACCGAAAAGGTCTCTGCCCTGAACGAAAAAGGCAAGTATGGCTTTGTAGTAGCGAAAACTGCTAACAAAGTTGAGATTGCAAAAGCGGTAGAGAAAACCTATGGCGTAACGGTGGAGACAGTAAACACCATGCGTTACAACGGAAAAGAAAAATCCCGTTACACCAAAACAGGTGTAGTGAGCGGCCGGACACCTTCCTTCAAGAAAGCGATAATAACTGTGGCGGAAGGTGAAGTAATAGATTTTTATAGCGGCATTTAA
- a CDS encoding 50S ribosomal protein L4 (COG0088 Ribosomal protein L4): MEVAVLKQSGEDTGRKIALSESVFGIEPNDHAIYLDVKQYLANQRQGTHKSKERNEVAGSTRKIKKQKGTGGARAGSIKSPVFRGGGRIFGPRPRNYSFKLNKKVKQLARQSALAYKAKDNSISILENLSFEGPKTKEYLKLLNGLSLNNKKTLLVLAEVDQNVVLSSRNIKNAQVTTAGNLNTYEIIKADTLIFSEGAVQKLEEIYNSAS; this comes from the coding sequence ATGGAAGTTGCAGTATTAAAACAATCTGGAGAAGACACAGGGCGTAAGATCGCGCTTTCTGAGTCAGTGTTTGGCATTGAGCCGAACGATCATGCAATCTACCTGGATGTAAAGCAGTATTTGGCTAACCAACGTCAGGGTACGCATAAATCGAAGGAGAGAAACGAGGTAGCTGGTTCTACCCGTAAGATTAAAAAGCAAAAAGGTACTGGTGGCGCCCGTGCAGGTAGCATCAAATCGCCGGTATTCCGTGGTGGTGGACGTATTTTTGGTCCAAGACCACGCAACTATAGCTTTAAGCTGAATAAAAAAGTAAAGCAGCTGGCAAGACAGTCTGCCCTTGCTTACAAAGCAAAGGATAATAGCATCAGCATTCTGGAAAACTTAAGCTTCGAGGGTCCAAAGACCAAAGAATATCTGAAGCTGCTCAATGGTCTGTCACTAAACAACAAAAAAACTTTGTTGGTGCTGGCAGAAGTAGATCAGAATGTAGTGCTGTCGAGCCGCAATATCAAGAATGCCCAGGTAACAACTGCCGGCAATCTGAACACCTACGAAATTATTAAAGCCGATACCCTGATTTTTAGTGAGGGTGCCGTTCAAAAACTGGAAGAAATATATAACTCTGCGTCATGA
- a CDS encoding 50S ribosomal protein L3 (COG0087 Ribosomal protein L3): MSGIIGKKIGMTSIYSADGQNVACTVVEAGPCVVTHVKNEDTDGYTAVQLAFGEKKEKHTTRALAGHFARANTTPKRKVVEFRDFRVEFEGGVSLGNIIKAGEVFIEGDFVDAIGTSKGKGFQGVVKRHGFAGVGEATHGQHNRLRAPGSIGACSFPSRVFKGQRMAGRTGGNRVKMVNLRILKIYAEQNLLLVSGSIPGAKNSYVILEK, from the coding sequence ATGTCTGGGATAATTGGAAAAAAAATCGGGATGACTAGCATCTACAGTGCCGATGGACAAAATGTCGCATGCACAGTAGTGGAGGCTGGTCCGTGCGTTGTAACGCATGTTAAGAATGAAGATACTGATGGCTACACAGCCGTTCAGTTGGCCTTTGGTGAGAAGAAAGAAAAGCATACCACCAGAGCGTTAGCAGGCCACTTTGCAAGAGCGAATACCACACCAAAGAGAAAGGTAGTGGAGTTTCGTGATTTCAGAGTAGAGTTTGAAGGTGGTGTATCCCTGGGTAACATCATCAAAGCAGGGGAGGTATTCATCGAAGGTGATTTCGTTGATGCAATTGGTACCTCAAAAGGTAAAGGTTTTCAAGGCGTTGTGAAGCGTCATGGATTTGCCGGTGTAGGCGAAGCAACACATGGTCAGCATAACCGTTTGCGTGCTCCTGGTTCTATTGGTGCCTGTTCTTTCCCATCACGGGTATTCAAAGGACAGCGTATGGCCGGCAGAACAGGTGGTAATCGTGTAAAGATGGTTAACTTACGTATCCTTAAGATCTATGCAGAGCAAAATCTATTGCTTGTAAGTGGCTCTATCCCCGGAGCGAAAAATTCTTACGTAATTCTAGAGAAGTAA
- a CDS encoding 30S ribosomal protein S10p (COG0051 Ribosomal protein S10), translating to MNQKIRIKLKSYDHNLVDKSSEKIVRAVKSTGAVVSGPIPLPTEKEIFTVLRSPHVNKKAREQFQLCTYKRLVDIYSTSAKTVDALMKLELPSGVDVEIKV from the coding sequence ATGAACCAGAAAATTCGCATAAAACTAAAGTCGTACGACCACAATCTGGTGGATAAATCATCTGAAAAGATTGTACGTGCTGTTAAATCAACCGGAGCTGTGGTAAGTGGTCCGATACCCTTGCCTACCGAGAAAGAAATATTCACAGTACTGCGTTCTCCGCACGTGAATAAGAAGGCTCGCGAGCAGTTTCAGCTTTGCACATATAAGCGTCTGGTAGATATCTATTCTACCAGTGCAAAAACAGTAGATGCCCTGATGAAGCTTGAACTTCCCAGCGGTGTTGATGTTGAGATCAAAGTTTGA
- a CDS encoding elongation factor G (COG0480 Translation elongation factors (GTPases)), whose translation MARDLKFTRNIGIAAHIDAGKTTTTERILYYSGVSHKIGEVHDGAATMDWMEQEQERGITITSAATTVKWPYRGQEYHINIIDTPGHVDFTVEVNRSLRVLDGLVFLFSAVDGVEPQSETNWRLADNYKVARIGFVNKMDRSGADFLGVCKQVKEMLGSNAVPLQLPIGAEENFKGVVDLVNFRGIIWNEEDKGMTFTEVAIPDDMMEEAQEYREKLLEAVAEYDESLMEKYFDDPESITEAEILAALRAATIDMAIVPMLCGSSFKNKGVQTMLDYVMALCPSPMDKESITGINPDTGNETKRKPAETEPFAALAFKIATDPYVGRLCFIRAYSGVLESGSYVYNTRSDNKERISRIFQMHANKQNQIERLGAGDIGAVVGFKDIKTGDTLCDEKHKIVLESMVFPEPVIGYAIEPKKQADVDKLGMAIAKLVEEDPTLHVHTDQETGQTILRGMGELHLEIIIDRMRREFKVEINQGAPQVAYKEALTANVEHKEVYKKQTGGKGKFADIVFELGPIDAEADPKEVRNGLQFVNNVVGGVIPREFIPSIQKGFEGAMKNGPLAGYPIEQMKVRLFHGSFHDVDSDALSFELAARIGFKEAAKKAKPIILEPIMNVEVVTPDEYTGPVTGDLNRRRGIMRGMDPKGVAQVIRANVPLSELFGYVTDLRTITSGRATASLTFSHYEQVPSNIAEQVIAKVKGPQK comes from the coding sequence ATGGCGAGAGACTTAAAATTTACAAGAAATATAGGTATAGCAGCGCACATTGACGCGGGTAAAACCACCACCACTGAGCGTATTCTATACTATTCTGGTGTTAGCCACAAGATCGGTGAAGTTCATGATGGTGCTGCCACCATGGACTGGATGGAGCAGGAGCAGGAGCGGGGTATAACCATTACCTCAGCAGCTACAACTGTAAAATGGCCTTACAGAGGTCAGGAGTATCATATCAATATCATTGACACCCCGGGTCACGTGGACTTTACCGTAGAGGTAAACCGTTCACTGCGTGTACTGGATGGTCTGGTGTTTCTGTTTAGTGCTGTAGACGGTGTTGAGCCGCAGTCAGAAACTAACTGGCGCCTGGCGGATAACTATAAAGTTGCCCGTATCGGATTCGTGAACAAAATGGACCGCAGCGGTGCTGACTTCCTTGGCGTGTGTAAGCAGGTGAAGGAAATGCTTGGCAGCAATGCTGTACCACTTCAGTTGCCTATTGGTGCTGAAGAGAACTTCAAAGGCGTTGTTGACCTGGTAAACTTCCGTGGCATTATCTGGAATGAAGAGGATAAAGGTATGACCTTTACCGAAGTAGCCATTCCGGATGATATGATGGAAGAAGCGCAGGAGTATCGTGAAAAGCTGCTGGAAGCAGTAGCGGAATATGATGAGAGCCTGATGGAGAAGTATTTTGATGATCCGGAATCAATTACTGAAGCTGAGATTCTGGCTGCTCTTCGTGCTGCAACCATCGACATGGCCATTGTACCAATGCTTTGTGGTTCTTCTTTCAAGAACAAAGGTGTTCAAACCATGCTTGATTACGTGATGGCGCTTTGCCCGTCACCCATGGATAAAGAGAGCATCACCGGTATCAACCCTGATACAGGTAATGAAACAAAAAGAAAGCCAGCTGAAACTGAACCTTTCGCTGCCCTTGCTTTTAAAATTGCAACTGACCCTTACGTAGGTCGCCTTTGCTTTATCCGCGCCTATTCAGGTGTGCTGGAGTCTGGCTCGTATGTGTACAACACTCGTTCAGACAACAAAGAAAGGATCTCACGTATCTTCCAGATGCACGCGAACAAGCAGAACCAGATCGAAAGACTGGGTGCAGGTGATATCGGTGCGGTAGTTGGCTTCAAAGACATCAAAACAGGTGATACCCTCTGTGATGAGAAGCACAAGATCGTGCTGGAATCCATGGTGTTCCCTGAGCCGGTAATTGGTTATGCCATTGAGCCTAAAAAACAGGCCGACGTAGATAAACTGGGTATGGCCATTGCCAAGCTGGTGGAAGAAGATCCAACACTGCATGTGCATACCGATCAGGAAACTGGTCAGACCATCCTTAGAGGTATGGGTGAGCTTCACCTTGAGATCATCATCGACCGTATGCGTCGTGAGTTCAAGGTAGAGATCAATCAGGGTGCGCCTCAGGTTGCTTACAAAGAAGCCCTTACTGCCAATGTTGAGCATAAAGAGGTGTACAAGAAGCAAACCGGTGGTAAAGGTAAGTTTGCGGATATTGTGTTCGAATTAGGACCAATTGATGCAGAGGCCGATCCGAAAGAAGTAAGAAATGGTTTGCAGTTTGTGAACAATGTTGTAGGTGGTGTTATTCCACGTGAATTCATACCTTCTATTCAGAAAGGTTTTGAAGGCGCCATGAAAAACGGACCACTGGCGGGATATCCTATCGAGCAGATGAAAGTACGTCTGTTCCATGGTTCATTCCACGACGTTGACTCTGATGCGCTGTCTTTCGAACTTGCTGCCCGTATTGGTTTTAAAGAAGCCGCGAAGAAAGCTAAGCCTATCATTCTTGAGCCAATCATGAATGTGGAAGTAGTAACTCCAGATGAGTATACCGGTCCTGTAACAGGTGACCTGAACCGTCGCCGTGGTATCATGAGGGGTATGGACCCTAAAGGTGTTGCCCAGGTTATAAGAGCAAATGTGCCGCTTTCTGAACTGTTTGGTTATGTAACAGACTTACGTACCATCACTTCAGGTCGTGCAACTGCTTCTTTAACCTTCTCACATTACGAGCAGGTACCATCTAACATTGCCGAGCAGGTGATTGCTAAAGTAAAAGGGCCGCAAAAATAA
- a CDS encoding 30S ribosomal protein S7 (COG0049 Ribosomal protein S7) — MRKSKPKKRYILPDPKFGDVMVSKFVNYMMVDGKKSIAYSIFYDAVALIESRTGENGLETWRKALNNVMPGVEVKSRRVGGATFQVPQEVRPERKTSLGIKWLISYARNRGEKTMTEKLAGEIISASKGEGAAIKKKDDTHRMAEANKAFSHFRF, encoded by the coding sequence ATGAGAAAAAGTAAGCCTAAAAAGAGATATATTCTACCGGATCCAAAATTTGGAGATGTAATGGTTTCCAAGTTTGTAAACTACATGATGGTGGACGGTAAGAAGAGTATTGCCTACAGCATTTTCTACGACGCAGTAGCGTTGATAGAAAGCAGAACTGGCGAGAATGGTCTCGAAACCTGGCGCAAGGCATTGAACAATGTGATGCCTGGCGTAGAGGTGAAAAGCCGTCGTGTAGGTGGTGCAACATTCCAGGTTCCCCAGGAAGTGCGCCCTGAACGCAAGACCTCGCTGGGTATCAAATGGCTCATCAGCTATGCTCGTAACCGTGGTGAAAAAACCATGACAGAGAAGCTGGCAGGAGAAATAATTTCTGCTTCTAAAGGTGAGGGAGCTGCGATCAAGAAGAAAGACGATACACATCGTATGGCTGAGGCAAACAAAGCATTCTCACACTTCAGATTCTAA